The following coding sequences are from one Paenibacillus tundrae window:
- a CDS encoding glycoside hydrolase family 25 protein: MQTRTPGNTQGIDVSRYQGTIDWAKVKASGMTFVFIKATEGRTYTDPNFQQNVAGALAAGMLVGTYHFFRGTSTEIAKAEAAHYANTLQKVGGAKALQLPPVMDYENNPGNLSRAQMNTVAKAFLTELQRLTGIKPIIYTGNSFAGNFDASLGTYDLWIARYSNTRVPDDQPAWKRWTFWQYTDSGKVNGIVGNVDMNEFEGTAAQLRARYATTTTPPNPPKPTEPTNPPNPTEPPKGGEPMTTEEKVAFDALKAQVERLQARQQMEVPVWAKAAVEAALAYDPKNPLFSIDNGASYDFYRFITVMHRRGLFKK; encoded by the coding sequence ATGCAAACGAGAACGCCAGGCAATACACAGGGCATTGATGTCTCCCGATATCAGGGCACGATTGATTGGGCCAAAGTTAAGGCAAGTGGCATGACATTTGTGTTCATCAAAGCAACGGAGGGACGAACGTATACTGATCCAAATTTTCAGCAAAATGTGGCTGGCGCACTTGCGGCTGGCATGCTGGTGGGAACGTATCATTTTTTCCGCGGCACCTCTACAGAGATCGCCAAAGCAGAAGCAGCGCATTATGCGAACACTTTACAGAAGGTCGGGGGTGCGAAGGCATTACAATTACCTCCGGTCATGGACTATGAGAATAACCCCGGTAATTTGAGCAGAGCGCAGATGAACACTGTAGCCAAAGCCTTTCTAACCGAATTACAACGTCTTACTGGCATAAAACCAATTATATATACGGGCAATTCATTTGCTGGAAACTTTGATGCCTCGCTCGGTACGTATGATCTATGGATCGCGCGTTACAGCAACACACGGGTGCCGGATGACCAGCCTGCTTGGAAGCGTTGGACATTCTGGCAGTACACGGACTCAGGTAAGGTGAACGGCATTGTGGGCAACGTCGACATGAATGAGTTTGAGGGGACGGCAGCGCAGCTACGAGCTAGATATGCTACTACAACGACACCTCCAAATCCACCTAAACCGACAGAACCCACGAATCCGCCGAACCCAACCGAACCACCGAAAGGGGGCGAACCGATGACAACTGAAGAGAAAGTAGCGTTTGATGCGTTGAAGGCACAGGTGGAGAGACTACAGGCACGCCAGCAAATGGAGGTTCCGGTATGGGCCAAAGCAGCTGTAGAAGCTGCATTAGCCTATGATCCGAAGAACCCGTTGTTTAGCATCGATAACGGAGCGAGTTACGACTTTTATCGTTTTATCACGGTCATGCACCGTAGAGGTTTGTTTAAAAAATAA
- a CDS encoding YcxB family protein — translation MKLQFNLSFDDLIDLQKNVISQSKHHRKVKYILLSAFPISLLFLNLIFQRPVSLVTIGTILLWIIVFPSLYKKLTLFSIVRMMKKQNLNGVLGSNTMLLDEQGITRTTKNNQNFLAWDQFVVVREDEKHYYLHVSDLQAMILSKRALEDDRTKEAFQRYYDSYFVPLLEKEN, via the coding sequence GTGAAGCTGCAGTTCAACCTATCCTTTGACGATCTAATCGACCTACAGAAAAATGTGATCTCACAATCCAAGCATCATCGTAAGGTAAAATATATTTTACTCTCTGCGTTTCCTATTTCTTTGTTATTTTTAAATCTCATTTTTCAGCGACCCGTTTCACTTGTGACTATTGGAACCATTCTACTATGGATCATCGTTTTCCCTAGCCTATACAAAAAATTAACACTCTTCTCCATAGTTCGGATGATGAAAAAACAGAATTTAAATGGCGTCCTTGGCTCTAATACGATGTTGTTAGATGAGCAAGGCATCACGCGAACGACGAAGAACAATCAAAATTTCTTGGCATGGGATCAGTTTGTCGTTGTACGGGAGGATGAGAAGCACTACTATCTACACGTTTCTGATTTACAAGCGATGATTCTATCCAAAAGGGCATTAGAAGATGATCGTACCAAAGAGGCATTTCAGCGGTATTATGATTCGTATTTTGTGCCTTTGTTGGAGAAAGAGAATTAA